A region from the Onychostoma macrolepis isolate SWU-2019 chromosome 18, ASM1243209v1, whole genome shotgun sequence genome encodes:
- the bncr gene encoding protein Bouncer, translating into MMLLVFSAAGLRWISGLVLLVLCVHAPAVLCQKLYCYYCPQTSFNRSCRHVLSECGPQQVCFTADGRFGRAPVLFSKGCMSPRDCVRSSSQMIRGNNISFTFSCCSRPYCNSGRRWALGPGLLAATAIAALFWG; encoded by the coding sequence ATGATGCTGTTGGTGTTCTCTGCAGCTGGTCTCCGCTGGATCTCCGGTCTGGTTCTCCTGGTTCTGTGTGTCCATGCTCCTGCTGTCCTGTGTCAGAAGCTCTACTGTTACTACTGTCCTCAGACGTCCTTCAACCGGAGCTGCCGGCACGTTCTGTCCGAGTGTGGGCCGCAGCAGGTCTGCTTCACCGCCGACGGCCGCTTCGGACGCGCTCCTGTGCTCTTCTCCAAAGGCTGCATGTCTCCGAGAGACTGTGTGCGCTCCAGCAGTCAGATGATCCGCGGGAACAACATCAGCTTCACCTTCTCCTGCTGCAGCCGTCCTTACTGTAACTCCGGCCGGCGCTGGGCTCTCGGCCCCGGGCTCCTCGCTGCGACCGCCATCGCTGCGCTCTTCTGGGGCTGA
- the LOC131524511 gene encoding protein Bouncer-like, which produces MDSGSVALRSAVLALVVLLSGRAAAAVLLCHYCPLQAAGARCNITTECRGHERCSSGWRRYGRVHVLALQGCASPTLCGSNQTLTHKGLEYEITYTCCCRDLCNTAAAPENLLQQLLGVTVSPPDPPSCSEL; this is translated from the exons ATGGACTCGGGTTCTGTGGCTCTCAG GTCCGCTGTGCTGGCGCTGGTCGTGCTGCTGTCGGGTCGCGCGGCCGCGGCGGTGCTGCTGTGTCACTACTGCCCCCTGCAGGCCGCGGGCGCGCGCTGCAACATCACCACGGAGTGCCGCGGGCACGAGCGCTGCTCCTCCGGCTGGAGGCGTTACGGGCGCGTGCACGTGCTCGCTCTGCAGGGATGCGCGTCCCCGACGCTCTGCGGATCGAACCAGACTCTCACACACAAGGGCCTCGAGTATGAGATCACCTACACGTGCTGCTGTCGCGATCTCTGCAACACCGCCGCGGCACCGGAGAACCTCCTGCAGCAGCTGCTCGGGGTTACCGTCAGTCCCCCGGATCCGCCGAGCTGTTCAGagctctga